One region of Paenibacillus polymyxa M1 genomic DNA includes:
- a CDS encoding glycosyltransferase family 2 protein, whose product MMIKSKKILLIIPAYNEERSLEKLISSIRELNNSQLNILVINDCSSDSTAALCETLNVSSVNLPCNLGIGGAVQTGYKYAFYNQFDIAVQVDGDGQHNPKYLENLIKPLINNDADLVIGSRYINKEGFQSSFMRRVGIVYFSEMLRALTGQRITDPTSGFRACNNKVIEAFSKRYPMDYPEPESIMYLKRNNFRIKEIPVNMEARLEGKSSITSLKSIYYMTKVSLAILIDRLRKQIV is encoded by the coding sequence ATGATGATTAAGTCAAAAAAAATTCTACTGATTATTCCTGCATATAACGAGGAACGAAGTTTAGAAAAGCTAATTTCCTCAATCAGAGAATTAAATAATTCTCAATTGAATATTCTAGTTATTAATGATTGTTCATCAGATTCAACGGCAGCACTTTGTGAAACACTTAATGTTTCGTCAGTTAATTTGCCATGCAACTTAGGCATCGGTGGAGCAGTGCAAACCGGCTATAAATATGCGTTTTATAATCAATTCGACATAGCTGTGCAGGTTGATGGAGATGGGCAACACAATCCTAAATACTTGGAAAATTTGATTAAACCATTAATTAATAACGACGCAGATTTAGTTATAGGGTCTCGTTATATTAATAAAGAGGGGTTTCAGTCATCTTTTATGAGAAGAGTGGGTATCGTGTATTTCTCTGAGATGCTCAGGGCGTTAACGGGTCAGCGGATAACTGATCCTACTTCCGGATTTAGAGCATGTAATAATAAGGTGATTGAAGCTTTTTCTAAGAGGTACCCAATGGATTATCCTGAACCTGAATCAATTATGTATTTAAAGAGAAATAATTTTCGCATTAAGGAAATTCCAGTTAATATGGAAGCAAGACTTGAGGGTAAATCTTCAATTACCTCATTAAAGTCAATTTATTACATGACAAAAGTCTCCTTGGCAATTTTAATTGATAGACTAAGAAAACAAATAGTTTAG